One genomic window of Arachis stenosperma cultivar V10309 chromosome 10, arast.V10309.gnm1.PFL2, whole genome shotgun sequence includes the following:
- the LOC130957406 gene encoding pentatricopeptide repeat-containing protein At4g21065-like, with the protein MRLYSKLSSLVHTSQPLNPKIHLCSSTFLSSSSTTATQNPVPHIVTKCIALLQFWASSISKLRQIHAFSIRHGVPLNNPDMGKHLIFTIVSFSAPMSYAYHVFAVLHDPNVFTWNTMIRGYAESDDPSPALHFYRKMSVSCVDPDTHTYPFLLKAVAKSLNVREGEAIHSITVRKGFESLVFVQNGLLHMYAVCGDTESAHKVFESMVERDIVAWNSVINGFALNGRPSEALTLFREMNMEGLEPDGFTVVSLLSACAELGALELGRRVHVFLLKVGLTQNMHVNNSLLDFYAKCGSIREAKQVFGEMRERNVVSFTSLIVGLAVNGFGEEALEFFKEMEEQRVKPSEITFVGVLYACSHCGMLNEGFNYFRRMKDEYGIMPRIEHYGCMVDLLSRAGLVKQAYEYIQNMPMQPNSVIWRTLLGACTIHGHLGLGEIARSHLLKLEPKHSGDYVLLSNIYAAERRWSDVQTVRRSMLEDGVRKTPGYSMVELGNRVYEFTMGDRSHPQSKDVYALLEKITELLKLEGYVPHTANVLADIEEEEKEQALSYHSEKVAIAFMILNTPPGTPIRVTKNLRVCADCHMAIKLISKVYDREIVIRDRSRFHHFRDGSCSCKDYW; encoded by the coding sequence ATGAGACTATACTCAAAGCTTTCCTCATTGGTGCACACATCTCAGCCGTTGAACCCCAAAATCCACCTATGTTCCTCAACCttcttatcatcatcatcaacaactGCCACACAGAACCCAGTACCCCATATTGTCACAAAATGCATTGCCCTATTGCAGTTTTGGGCATCTTCCATATCCAAACTAAGGCAAATCCATGCATTTTCCATTAGGCATGGTGTCCCACTCAACAACCCTGACATGGGAAAGCATCTcatttttactattgtatctttCTCTGCACCCATGTCTTATGCCTACCATGTGTTTGCTGTATTGCATGACCCAAATGTGTTCACTTGGAACACCATGATAAGGGGTTATGCTGAAAGTGATGACCCAAGTCCTGCACTTCATTTCTACCGTAAAATGTCGGTGTCTTGTGTTGACCCTGACACTCACACTTACCCTTTTCTTCTAAAGGCTGTTGCCAAGTCTTTGAATGTTAGAGAAGGGGAAGCTATACATTCAATTACAGTGAGAAAAGGGTTTGAGTCTTTGGTGTTTGTTCAGAACGGTTTGCTTCACATGTATGCTGTTTGCGGTGACACAGAAAGCGCACACAAGGTGTTTGAGTCAATGGTGGAAAGAGATATTGTGGCTTGGAATTCTGTGATTAATGGGTTTGCACTTAATGGCAGGCCTAGTGAGGCCTTGACACTATTCAGGGAGATGAACATGGAGGGACTGGAGCCGGATGGGTTCACTGTGGTTAGCCTTTTATCTGCTTGTGCTGAACTTGGAGCTCTAGAATTAGGACGTAGGGTTCATGTGTTCTTGTTGAAGGTAGGATTGACACAGAACATGCATGTGAACAATTCACTGCTGGACTTTTACGCCAAGTGTGGGAGCATCAGGGAGGCGAAACAAGTTTTTGGCGAGATGAGAGAAAGGAATGTGGTTTCTTTTACTTCTTTGATTGTTGGCTTGGCAGTGAATGGCTTTGGGGAGGAAGCACTTGAGTTTTTCAAAGAGATGGAAGAACAAAGAGTTAAGCCTAGTGAGATTACTTTTgttggtgtcttgtatgcttGCAGCCACTGTGGAATGTTGAATGAAGGATTTAATTACTTTAGAAGGATGAAAGATGAATATGGAATCATGCCAAGGATAGAACACTATGGCTGCATGGTGGACCTGCTGAGTAGGGCAGGTTTAGTGAAACAAGCATATGAATATATTCAGAACATGCCAATGCAGCCAAATTCTGTTATTTGGAGGACCTTATTGGGAGCATGCACAATCCATGGTCATTTAGGCCTAGGGGAGATAGCTAGATCACACCTTTTGAAGTTAGAGCCTAAACACAGCGGCGACTATGTGCTTCTCTCGAATATTTATGCGGCCGAACGCCGTTGGTCGGATGTACAAACAGTAAGAAGATCAATGCTAGAGGATGGTGTTAGGAAAACACCTGGATATAGCATGGTGGAGTTGGGAAATCGGGTTTATGAGTTTACTATGGGCGATAGGTCTCATCCTCAGAGTAAGGATGTGTATGCACTGTTAGAGAAAATCACAGAGTTGCTGAAGTTAGAAGGTTATGTTCCTCATACTGCAAATGTACTTGCAGACatagaggaagaggagaaggagCAAGCTTTGTCTTATCACAGTGAAAAGGTGGCAATCGCTTTTATGATCCTAAATACACCACCAGGGACACCAATTAGGGTCACAAAGAACTTGAGGGTTTGTGCAGATTGTCATATGGCTATAAAACTCATATCAAAGGTTTATGATAGAGAGATTGTTATCAGGGATCGTAGTAGGTTCCACCATTTTAGAGATGGTTCATGTTCATGTAAAGATTACTGGTAA
- the LOC130955347 gene encoding BAG family molecular chaperone regulator 2-like, producing the protein MVGKKVNVHGNGVRSSNEETEWEVRPGGILVQKRSNDALAPELRFRIAYGGLRYEISVSCMSSFLEVKKVLSMETGLQVDEQRLVYRGRDGENGEYLDMCGVKDRSKLVSAIDKSISNGDTVPEIQISTLIEMLMGQAIKLKSISTEGDVSAQNSVQEKKLQKCVETLDALKISNARIKHVVVTTNWETIDHPPSSTKSQWEIFH; encoded by the exons atggtGGGAAAGAAAGTGAATGTGCATGGCAATGGTGTTAGGAGTAGTAATGAAGAAACAGAGTGGGAGGTGAGGCCTGGGGGAATATTGGTGCAGAAAAGGAGCAATGATGCTCTGGCACCCGAGTTGAGGTTTCGAATTGCTTATGGGGgattgaggtatgagatcagtGTGAGTTGCATGAGCAGTTTCCTCGAGGTGAAGAAGGTTCTGAGCATGGAAACGGGGTTGCAGGTTGATGAACAGAGATTGGTGTACAGAGGAAGAGATGGAGAGAACGGAGAGTACTTAGACATGTGCGGAGTGAAAGACAGATCAAAGCTG GTGTCTGCAATTGACAAGTCCATTTCGAATGGGGACACAGTACCTGAAATTCAGATTTCGACACTAATTGAGATGCTTATGGGACAAGCAATCAAGTTAAAAAGCATTTCTACAGAAGGAGATGTTTCTGCACAAAATAGTGTTCAG GAAAAGAAACTGCAGAAATGTGTTGAAACATTGGATGCGCTTAAGATATCTAATGCAAGAATAAAGCATGTTGTTGTTACAACCAACTGGGAGACCATTGATCATCCTCCTTCGTCGACTAAATCTCAGTGGGAAATATTTCAttga